The window CTATCAATGGCTCTTATGTGACACTTTCATTAGAGCAATTAAAAATACACTTACGCGCTTTTTGCTTACACAATAATCAAAATGCCATCTGGGAGGCAAGTCACGCACCATTGCTTTCTTCTGATACAATGAACTTGTTAAATATACTTGAGCTCCAAATAAATCATATAGATGCTCCTTGGGAGGTAAGAAGACTATTCAATAATGTCTTAAATCACATAGAGACCTTTAAATTCTCATCTAGAGAATCGCGTACTCATCTATGTTTATCCAACAGGGGATCGTATACTGCTAATAACTTTGAGTCTCTTCTTAAAACAGAATCAAGGCTTACTCATTTAAGTCTTAAAGGATGTCAATGGGTAACTAGCAATCACCTTGCTAAATTAGAACAATTTCCTCATATTCAATACCTTGACTTATCAGAGTCTTCCGTTACAGATGATGCGCTCAGGTATGTAGGTTTATTAACAAATCTTACACGCTTATATCTTAGGTCTTGTTCTAAACTTAAAGGAGAGGGGATAGCGCAACTAGCAACACTCAGTAAGCTTGAGCACCTAGATATATCTGGATGCGTTCATCTAGAAGATAAACACTTTGTAACTTCAAAAAGTTGGATTTCATTATTATATTTAAATTTAGCTAACTGTGCAAAATTAACAGGGCAATGCCTTGAGTACTTAGGGCCTTGTGATACACTATCCCATCTAGATCTTTCTTTTTATAATCTTAACGGAGATTTTTTACGCTGTTTAAACAAATTTCCTTGTCTACATTCATTAAAGCTGTTGAGTTGTATTCATATTACCCCTGAAAATCTTATTTACTTGGAGCCTCTTGAATATCTTAGAGAACTGTATCTTGCTGAAGCTAGTAGAATTTCTGAACATAATCTTATATTACCGTACTTACCCCGTCTACAATACATCAACCTATCACATATTAGAGAAATCACTGCAATTAATAGACAGCGATTTTTACAATCTCTTCCTCAATTACAACGAATAGATGTAAAAAATGGACAGCAAGTTCTTTTTAATCATTAAGATAAAAAAGAACGCAGCATCCAGGCCATCTTTTCATGCTTTTCTAGTAAATCGGTAAGAAAATTAGCAGTTCCCTCATCTTCATGTACATCGCTTGCTTTTTTTATGTATTGACGTATGTCTCTGATAATGCTTTCATGATCGCTTAAAAGCTCTTTAAGCATGCCTTTTGCATCTGGATTCTTTCCTGCATGCTCTTTTAGGCAGGTATGCTCCAAAAACTCTGCAAAAGTGCCAATTGCAAATTCGCCAAGCTGTCTAATCCGTTCAGCTACGTCATCAACAAACTTTGCAAGGTCATCATACTGAGCTTCAAAGAACTTATGAAGGTCATTAAAAGAAATACCAGTTACATTCCAATGAAACTTTCTTGTTTTTGTGTATAAAACAAACTCATCTGCTAAAAGATGTGTAAGATCCCTGCAAGCAGCTTTCATCTCTTTTGCTTTAAGTCCAATTTCTGGTTTCATAAACATACTCCCTAATTTTTGATGATTTTTGTATATACACGATTCTTTATTTACGATGTATATATAATCAATGATTTATTACTAAGTATGCCACTACATAACGTCTGATAATTTATGTTATGTGATTTTCATAGAGATATTAGACAATAAGTAAATATCTCTAGGCAGTGTATACACAAACAAGTTCAAGAATTGGTTTGTGTATAGTT of the Chlamydiales bacterium genome contains:
- a CDS encoding DNA starvation/stationary phase protection protein codes for the protein MKPEIGLKAKEMKAACRDLTHLLADEFVLYTKTRKFHWNVTGISFNDLHKFFEAQYDDLAKFVDDVAERIRQLGEFAIGTFAEFLEHTCLKEHAGKNPDAKGMLKELLSDHESIIRDIRQYIKKASDVHEDEGTANFLTDLLEKHEKMAWMLRSFLS